Proteins encoded in a region of the Anguilla anguilla isolate fAngAng1 chromosome 10, fAngAng1.pri, whole genome shotgun sequence genome:
- the LOC118206348 gene encoding 5'-AMP-activated protein kinase catalytic subunit alpha-1-like, whose product MATDKQKHEGRVKIGHYILGDTLGVGTFGKVKVGQHELTKHQVAVKILNRQKIRSLDVVGKIRREIQNLKLFRHPHIIKLYQVISTPTDIFMVMEYVSGGELFDYICKNGKLDEKESRRLFQQIISALDYCHRHMVVHRDLKPENVLLDAQMNAKIADFGLSNMMSDGEFLRTSCGSPNYAAPEVISGRLYAGPEVDIWSSGVILYALLCGTLPFDDDHVPTLFKKICDGIFYTPQHLKPAVSSLLKRMLQVDPMKRATIKDIREDEWFQKDLSKYLFPDESSHSSTVIDDEALKEVCEKFECSEDEVLTCLYNHDHQDPLAVAYHLIIDNRRIMNEAKDFYLASSPPEAFLDEHQQPAARPHPERVPFLVAEVTPRPRHTLDELNPQKSKHSGVRRAKWHLGIRSQSRPNDIMSEVCRAMKQLDYDWKVVNPYYLRVRRKNPVTGVQAKMSLQLYQVDSRTYLLDFRSIDDEAPESKSGTATPNRSGSLGSYRAIAKTESAGEEAKADAPARGSDGSVASSLTSSVESAGGGGDALTRVGSHTIEFFEMCANLIKMLAR is encoded by the exons ATGGCGACGGATAAGCAGAAGCATGAAGGCAGGGTGAAAATTGGACATTATATTCTTGGAGACACACTAGGGGTAGGAACCTTTGGGAAAGTAAAGG TTGGTCAGCATGAACTGACAAAACACCAAGTAGCCGTGAAGATCTTGAACAGACAGAAGATTCGCAGCCTTGATGTCGTAGGAAAGATTCGCAGAGAAATTCAGAACCTAAAGCTCTTTAGACATCCACATATTATTAAACT GTATCAGGTCATAAGCACTCCGACAGATATCTTCATGGTGATGGAATATGTCTCTGGCGGTGAGCTGTTTGACTACATCTGCAAAAACGGGAAG CTGGACGAGAAAGAGAGCAGGCGTCTGTTCCAGCAGATCATCTCAGCCCTGGACTACTGCCACCGGCACATGGTGGTGCACCGGGACCTCAAGCCAGAGAACGTTCTGCTGGACGCTCAGATGAACGCCAAGATCGCGGATTTTG GCTTGTCGAACATGATGTCAGATGGGGAATTTCTACGGACAAGTTGCGGCTCTCCAAACTACGCAGCCCCTGAGGTCATCTCAGGAAG GTTATACGCTGGTCCAGAGGTTGACATCTGGAGCAGCGGCGTGATTCTGTACGCCCTGCTGTGCGGCACGCTCCCGTTCGACGACGACCACGTGCCGACGCTCTTCAAGAAGATCTGCGACGGCATCTTCTACACGCCGCAGCACCTGAAGCCCGCCGTGAGCAGCCTCCTGAAGCGCATGCTGCAGGTGGACCCCATGAAGAGAGCCACCATCAAGGACATACG AGAGGATGAATGGTTCCAGAAGGACCTGTCGAAGTACCTTTTCCCCGACGAGTCGAGCCACAGCTCCACCGTGATCGACGACGAGGCCCTGAAGGAGGTGTGCGAGAAGTTCGAGTGCTCGGAGGACGAGGTCCTGACCTGCCTGTACAACCACGACCACCAGGACCCGCTGGCGGTGGCCTACCACCTGATCATCGACAACCGGCGCATCATGAACGAGGCCAAGGACTTCTACCTGGCCAGCAGCCCCCCCGAGGCCTTCCTGGACGAGCACCAGCAGCCGGCCGCCAGGCCGCACCCCGAGCGCGTGCCCTTCCTGGTCGCCGAGGTGACGCCGCGCCCGCGCCACACCCTGGACGAGCTCAACCCCCAGAAGTCCAAGCACTCCGGGGTGCGCCGGGCCAAGTGGCACCTGGGCATCCGCAGCCAGAGCCGGCCCAACGACATCATGTCCGAGGTGTGCCGCGCCATGAAGCAGCTGGACTACGACTGGAAG GTTGTGAATCCGTATTATCTGCGCGTGCGGAGGAAGAATCCGGTGACTGGAGTTCAGGCCAAGATGAGCCTGCAGCTCTACCAGGTGGACAGCAGGACTTACCTTCTTGACTTTCGTAGCATTGACG ATGAAGCGCCGGAGTCAAAGTCCGGCACCGCGACCCCTAACCGCTCGGGGTCTCTGGGGAGCTACCGAGCCATCGCCAAGACGGAGAGCGCGGGGGAGGAGGCCAAGGCCGACGCCCCCGCCAGGGGCTCGGACGGCTCCGTGGCCTCCTCGCTCACCTCCTCCGTGGAGtcggccggcggcggcggcgacgccCTGACCAGAGTGGGAAGTCACACCATAGAGTTCTTCGAGATGTGCGCCAATCTGATCAAGATGCTCGCGCGGTAA